The Symphalangus syndactylus isolate Jambi chromosome 6, NHGRI_mSymSyn1-v2.1_pri, whole genome shotgun sequence genome contains the following window.
TTTAATATAGATGTAGTAAATGCTCAAGTAATATAAGCACTCAGAATTTCAGTCTTATTTTTGAAATTGTGTTATTTCCATTGGGCATGGCAAGAATTTCTGAAgtccaagagatttttttttttttttgagacagaatctcactctgtagccctggctgaagtgcagtggtgcaatctcagctcactgcagcctcagcctccctagtagctgggattacaggcgtgtgccaccacccccagctaatttttgtatttttagtagagacagaatttcacaatgttggccaggctggtcttgaacccctgacctcaagtgatctgctcacctctgcctccaaaagtactgggattacaggcatgagccaccgagcccaaccAGGTCCAAGAGACTTTTAAGACTCCTTTGTTCAAATAAGTCTTCCAAGGAGAAATGTATATTAAGAGAGACAAAAAGGAGCTAGCAGTTATACATACATTCGGAGATTGTATAGTAGTAATAAGAATAATATTCATTGTTACTGTTCTTAAATTGACATATTTCCAGCTGGACGGAAGTTTCTCTGTAAAtataaggaagagaggaaatcttCTCCCTGTATCTTTCTAAGATTCCATTCAGCTAGAAGTTTTTCTTGAGAAGACTTAACTTTTTTGAGACACGACTCTGGCATTGTgttatcacaaaagaaaagagCAGGCCTGGTTTACTAGgggaaaaagtagagaaaaaattgAACAGAATTTTTCCTTAATGATAATGGAATATGTATCCATGTAATATTTTCTCTACATTTCCTATATAGCTCAGAAAGGAGTCCAGTTTTTAGCAGAACACAACAGGGTGCCTAGACAGAAAACTTTCTCTGCAGCTGAGGATACACTAACTTTAGGAAAGGGTCAGAGAAATGCCTGGCAGGAAGAGATCAGCAATCCTAGCTGTCACTGACTCTCCATCTGACTTTCCCTCTCTGCCCCACAGTTCCAAATGTCATTTTGTCCAAGCTGGAGATGGCTTCCTGGATCACTGGGCTCTTGTTTTCCTCCAGGAAAAGATTTATGTAGACAACTTCCCTTAGTTTATTCAGAATAAAGCTGGAATTTTCCCAAATCAACTAGAAAACAGGCAGTAAAGGAAAGAACCATGGAGCCTAAAGATAGGAAAGTttacagaacatacattctttgGTCAGTTCTTAAAAGTGCTCAGTCATCGCGAGCACTGTGTTCTGTCTTCAGGACTCAAAGCTGAACAGGCCATAATCTCTGTTTCTGGGGATTACAGTCAGTGAGCCAAGGGGAAACAGAGAAGACTATGAAGGATTACAATCAAGAGTGTGTTGTAAAtgttttaacaaccagctcttcagaaaataaaattcctgTTTTATAGCATTTGCCTGTTTCTATTACATAAATATCCTCTCTGTGGCCACTTTCAAATTACCAACTCCAGCTTAAAATTGTGAGAGACGCAAAGTAACACATCATTATATAATataccctctctctcttctttacacacacacatatacaatgaAAAAAACATAGACTTGGATTCAGCAACATAGATTATAGAAAATAATTACAATGTGATGGGTTTTGAGTTTTACTACCCttgtttttatatactttatttatttataaatctatATAATCTTTATGGAAGTGAAattaacataacataaaattaaccaagcCCTCATCATCCCCCTTACCATCCTTCCAattcttaaatctaagacctaaaactatgaaactcctagaagaaaacattggagaaactcttCAAGACATTTTTTTATACTTGTATGTTTTTAgcctcaatttcatttattcttgctctgatctttatgatttctttccttctactatttttagctttggtttgttcttgcttttctagtttcctgAGGTGCATTATTtggttatttgaaatctttccgcttttttgatgtaggcatttactgctataaacttccctcttagtacttcTTTTGCTGTAGCCCATcgattttggtatgttgtcttttcactttcctttatttcaagaaattatttaaattccttcttaatttcttcattagcCAGTAGTTAGCCAGGAACACATaacttccatgtgtttgtatagtttccaaggTTCCtcttattgatttccagtttgattcattgtggtcagaaaatacACTTAATATGATCTTGATTTCTTTGAATTTGTTGAAATTGGTTTTGTGGCATTGCTTATGGTCTGTCCTAGAGAATATTCCACGTGCTAATGAGAGGAATATACATTCTGCGAAAGTTTGGTgaagtgttctgtaaatgtccTTTAGGTCTATTAGATCTAATGTGTAGGTTAACTCTGctttttctttgctgattttctgtctggatgatctgtccattacTGAGAGTAGGGTGTTGAAGACCCCCACTATTATTATATTgcagtctatctctccctttagatctattaatgtttgctttatatactaAGGAGCTTCAGTGTTAGGTACATATAGGTTTATAATTGTATCTCTGATATAGTttaaatgtttgtcccctccaaatctcatgttgaaatgtgatcccaagTGTTGGAGGTGGGCATAGTGAGGAATGTTTAGTTCATGGGAGAagatccttcatgaatgtttTGGTGTCCTCCTCAgtgtagtgagtgagttctcactctagtAGTTCatgcaagagctggttgtttaaaagagcctggcatctcaCTCCTGCTCTCACTCTCactgtgacatgcctgctccccatTCAGATTCTGCCATGATGGAAGCttcctgagccctcaccagaagcaaatgTTGCgatatgcttcttgtacagtctgcaaaaCCATGAGCCCAAATAAACTTgtcttctttgtaaattactcagcctcaggtattacTGTGTAGCAATGCAAAAAGGATTAATAcaattttcttgttgaattgaccatTTTATCATCATATAGtgactttctttatcttttattatagTCTTTCATTTGAAGTCTATTTTAGCTgacataagtatagctactcttgccCTTCTCTGTTTTCCAGTTGTATGGAATATATTTTCCCCTCCTTTACTATTAGTCTATGTGTGACTTTATAAGTGAAGTGAGTATATTGAAgccagcatatagttgggtcttgcttatttataaatttacccAATCAATACCTATTAACTGGAGAACTAGGATTATTTACATTCAGTgataattttgataaataattttgataatttacTACTGCCATTGTGttgcttgttttcatttattttgagagtcctctctttcttttttactttcttactgTCTTCTTTTGTTGTTAGtaattttctctggtagtatgttttaatttgttgctttttatttttagtaaacttATTATAGCCTGTTGTGCTGTGGTTAACATGAGGCTTACAGAAAACATCTTatagatataaaaaattatttttaaaagatgacaacTTATCTTAgactacatataaaagaatataaacaaaccaaaaaaataacaaattctaCATTTTAACTCCATGTCTCCATATTTTGGCTTTTGGTTgtctcaatttacatattttaatatcatCTATCTTTTAATAGTTTGCTATACCTATATTTTTCCCCTGGTCTTTGATTCAGGATCTATTATTTTGATAGATTTGTCTTTTGGGCTTCATACTAGCATGTTAAGTGAATTGCACACTACAATCATAGTAATGGAGTATTCTTGGTTTGtccatttacttaatttttccaGTGAATTTTATATCTTGAAAAGTTTATCTTTCCACGTTAGtgatttttctttcagattgaagaactcccttaaGTATTACCTGCAAGATAGGTCTGGCGGTGGTGAATTCGCCCAGATTTTGTTTGTCTAGGAAAGACTTTATCTCTCCTCCATATTTAAAGGGTATTTTTGCTGGATTTAGAATTCCTGGGTGGCAGTTTTCTGTCTTTGGGCATTTTGAAAATGTCACTCCATTCCCTCCTGACCTATATGGCATCCAACAAGAACTCTGTTGCCAGATGAATTGGACTTTCTTCATATgttatttgcttttgcttttttttttctgcttttacaatcctttctttgtctttgaccttTTCAAAGTCATATGCCTTGGGGTAGTCTTATATGGATTGAATGTTTGATGTTCTCAGACCTTCCTGTACCAGGATATGTATATCTTTCTCAAGTTTCAGaaagttttctctttatttatatttatatatatctttacatatttatttattttgaggcagggtctcactctgtcacccaggctacagtacagtggcatgatcatgttcactgcaacctccatctcccaggctcaagagatcctcccacctcagcttcccaagtagctgagaccacaggcacataccaccacgctcagctaatttttgaatttttctgtagaaacagggcctggccatgctgcccaggctggcttaaaactcctgggctcaagcagtctacccacctcagcctcccaaattgctgggatgaccaggtgtgagccaccatgcccatcctgtttttgttttttgggtttttttaaataagcctTCTACCACTTACTCTCTTACTCTTGCTCAGCTCCCTCTTGAACAGCAACCATTTTTACATTTGGTCCCTTGAGGTAATTTTCTATATCTTGCAGGCagtctttgttccttttcattattttttctcatcagaCTATCTACTTTCAAATAGCCAGTCTTTGAGCTCACTGATTCCTTCATCTGCTTAGTTCATTCTGGTGTTGAGAGCCTCTAAAGGGTTCTTTGCTTCAGCAAACGTGTGTCTCAGTtccaatatttttgtttgttttttaaattattgtttcaatctctttgttacaCTTTCTGACATGCTTCTGAACTGCTTTACCTTAGAGATAATTGAGTTTCTCTTGGGCAGAGAATTCACAGATCACTATCTCATTAGAGTCAGTCATTGGAATTTTGCTTAGTCTTTCTGAGGAGGTAATGGTTCCCTGATTATTCTTGTTTCTTGTGGGCATGTATCAATGCCTTTGCATTGAAGGAGAAGTTATTtattccagttttctttctttggcttgttctggtttttatttaatatatttatttagtgaATATTTACCACTAGATTGCTGCCTCCTTTTTAAGTCTAGGTGGTGCCTTAAGCCTAAGTTCACCTTGGCTGTGGTAAATGATTATACCGCTGCCTGTCCTGAATGGGGGAGGTCTCAAAAGGATTACCGCAGCAATGTGGGAAGGCTAGCTAATGGTTCATGCCCAGGGGACCTATGGAACATACCTCCTACAATGTGCTGCTGCTAAACGGCCACTCTGATTTGGCATCTCCTTTGGCCAAGTTACAGAGCAGAATTCCCTGGGATGTGGATGATATTCTCACTTCCTCCCTTTGTCTTTGCTTGTCCTCAGGGATATTTTTCCCTTTAGGTAGTCATGATGCTTCCTGTGGGTTAAGGCAAAGACAGGTCAACTTACAGGGAACTCAAGAAAGTGGGAAAGCTGACTGACTGCCTCAATTTCACCTTTTCCAGTGTAGAAATTTTGAGCTGGGTGTCGGGGGAGATTTTCTATGTTCTTAGTACCAAAGAGAATAATGTGTAGGGTCATTACAGATGTGGAAATTTGATTCTCATACCATCTGCTCAGagtttttctgcttctgtgtgGTCCTGGGAACTGCCTCATCCTCATACTTGAGCTCTGGGTTATTGATGGTAAAAATTTCAgtgctatatatttgtttttggttttctgagtGGGGACAGTAAAGCCAGCTTGCCCCTATGCTATAATCTTGCAATTGtaagtctttaatttttattgtaaatgtgCCTTTTCCATGATCATTCTTTAAGAATATCTCACTatacataaaatttttgtttgatattttctttcagtgaaaTAAATATTCCATTCTACTCCCTTTTGGCTTCCACTGTAGCTGTTGAGAAATCAGCTCTCTGTTAGGTTTTTAAAGGTAAACTCTTTTTCTAGTtgtacttgtattttctacatgtatttgttgttttgttgttcttgttgtttctgCAGTTTTATTCTGATGTATCTGAttgtaaagttattttattttactttaatttttttacttagtGTTTGCAAAGGTCTTAAACTTTGCCTTTAATTTATAAtggaattttttcattcattattgCTTCAGATTATTTATCTCTTCTGTCAGATATTTTTACCAGGTAAATTACTTAaggctttaaaaaattgtcttatACATTTCTCTACTTATTTCAAATGTCTTTCATTGGAAAGATTGGTTTGAGCTGCTGAGTTTACCATTAATTAATGTGCAGATTTAAATTGTAGAGAcattgaggaagaagaaataCACAAGACAAAAATGACTGCAAGATGGTGTTTtactctgttttgtgttgctatagcaGAGCACCTGAGACGTGGTAActaataataaacaaatttatggctcaaagttctggaggctgggaagtccaaggtcaaggtgtccGCATCTTGCAAGGACCTTCTTGCTTTGTCATCACACAGCAGAAGCACAAGAGGCAAAAGGGGACAAAATTCAACCTTTCGTAACAGCTTTAACCCCACCCATGATGGCatagccctcatggcctaatcacctctcagtACTAATCACCTCTCCTGCCTCTTAATACTATTATGATGGCAATTAAACTTCAACATAAGCTTTGGAGAGGACAAACCTTCAAACCATAGAAGATAGAATGACTATTACAGCAATCCGACAGACATGATGAAGGCAACATCTAAGGGAGAACGGATAGGCTGTCAAAAAGAAGTGAAATTAAATAGAGGTTTAAGCGGACAAATGGAGAAGATATTATGTACTAAATTCATGTTAAGAAGAAGAAGGATGAACAAGACGCCCACTGGCCTGAAAGTAAGGTGGTGCCATTCAATAGGACAAGAATTACAGGAGGAAGGGAAATTGAATAAAGTATGAAATTGAAACGTGTAAAATCTCATCTTATCTGCTGGTCAAGGATATATACTTAAGGTAGTGAGGGGAAAAAcataacattaataaaatattaaatacaggGGAGCATTTGGGTCTAAAGACACAGATGAAGGTGGCATCAACAGAGAGACAGCTATTAATGTAACAGAAAGATGATATTAACTAGGGAAAATTAAGAGTAAGAAGGGAGTGACAAGCATAAACCAGGTTAGTAGCACATTTAAAAGGGCAGGAAAGCAAATAAATATCATGAAATGCCCTAGGAAGAAGTGacacagagacaggaaggaaaCCAGGCAACACAGATTTCACAGAAACTAGTAAAGAAAAGATAATCTGTTGGTTCcatcactctttaaaaaaaaaaaaaaagctaccaaaCTCAAACATATTTTCAAACTCCATCTCTCATCTTAATGTTTTGCATGCAATTGATTCTATGTAAAAGGAATTGTTAAAATAAGTCTAGTAAGTTGCAACCCACCCTGCAAACCACAAAGGCAATCCACATTGAAAATATCCACAATGATGGCTTGCACACAAAAAGGggtgttaaaaaaattttgttaaaacAATTAAATGAGGAATGAGAAGGACTTGTAGACTTGCATACTAGTATACTTACACTTTTGGCCATGTGGCTGACACTTCCTAAGGTCAGAACAGTCAGCTAACTGAGTGTCTGATTTTTATGCAGCCATGGCCACAGGAGAGCACACCCCTGATGACCCTCTGGCTCAGAGGCAAAAGGAGGCAAGACCTCCAAGAGATGCTGAGAGAAGTGGGCCTGGATGTTGAGTACTGGTTACCCAAGCTGCAGGAACACCTGGATGTGACCTGTGCCCAGGCCTTACAACACCTAGACAAAAACAACCTCAAGAACCTGAAATCCCAGACACAACATCCATGGGAGAAAAGAGCCCTGGAGAAGCTGCTTAACCTGTCACACTCAAAAAGTCTTTCAGCATTACAGGAGTCTCAGGTGGAAAGGACAAAGAGAAAGCAGAAGCAGGCAGAACAGGCACTGCAGGAGCTGAGGGACTTGCTGACAGAAGGGAAGCAGAGACAGGAAGAGGCAGTGAGGACAAGAGAAGCAGAGCTGAGGCAAGCGATGGACATCCCTGAAGAGTACTGGCCATCACCTGAAGAGCCTCTAAGGGAAGTCATGGAAAACCTGCAGAGACAACTCAACCTCATGGAGTGGACAGTGTGCCACAGGCAAAACCTTCCAGATAGAGATGTGGTGAGATGGGCATCTGGAGGGCCCGCCCTCCAGGGAATTTACAAAGCCAGCCACCAAAGGGGCCtgacagagaagagagaggagttgCTCAGTGTCCCCAACGAGTTCTTACTTTCCAGTACTCAGCAAGgaacataaatgaaaacaaaggaatTCACATCTCCTCAGGCTGAACTCATGTTTACCCAGATGGTAGAGAAGCTGGGCTTTAGTTTAACTACTTCAGCCAAGGACGGAAATTGGGGGTTTAGTCTAGAAGCTGGTTTGGATCACAGCGAACATTCAGAATCCAAGGAAACCCAACAATCAAGTTCTGAGCATTCTTATTTCTGCTCAACCAAGTATAGCTACATCCCCCTGGCCTCCTGCCACTTTCTCACTGATCAGCTCCAGTTATCCAAGCCTGCTGTCCAGGAACTGAAATGCATTGAAGACCTTCTGAGTCAGACAACAAACCCAGACAGATTCTCCTTGCAGAGGCACAGGATTGTAAACTTCTTCCACAGGTTTGGCTCTCATGTTAACCAAGGCCCTCTGCAACTGGGAGGAATCTACTGGTGGAAAGCCATTTCAGAGGGGTATTGCACGGAGCAGTTGGCAGAAGTGAGGCAGCAGTCTGCAGAGGCCCTGGACATTTTCATAAGGGACAGCTACAGTGGCTTTGGAGTGAAAGTTGCTGCAGGTGTGAATGTTTCAGACTCTCATTCAAAGACAGCCACTCAGACCAAAACTTCCCAAAACCTCCAAACCAAGGTCCAATTATCTGTGGCCCAAACAGGTggcccaccagaagcagatgGCCTTGTCCAGTGGAAAGCTGGCCTCATTGCCAGCAATCAAACCTGGTGTGTCATTGACCGTGGCCTTCAGTTGGTGCCAGTTTGGGACATTATCCTCTCCAGCCACAGAAGCAATTTTAAGGATCCTCTTCAGGTGGCTAACTTCCTGAAAGACAGCTACACTGCTCTGACTAGCATCACTGCCCAGATACAGGATGGGGAAGAGTTACTGAGTGCTGGGAAGGAGGCCAGGGTTTTTCTAGAGGATGTAAAATCTTGGGAGGTATCTGATCCTGAAGAGCAActtaaaaaactgataaatttcaTGAAAATGTTGAGTCAAAAACTAAAAAGTTATGACACTTGGATTAATATATGTCTCACAGATTGGAGTCTGCAGAATTTTCTAGTAAACACCGTCAACTTTTGCAAAAAGTCTTCTATTTATAAAACTAAATGTATTAAATCTCATTTGCGCAGCCTTCTGGATCCTCACATCTACAGAGTGACAAACTTTCCTCAGGCTAACTTCATCATGCAGTGGATCTTCCAGTCAGATTCAGAGCAAGAGCAGGTGAATATTTCCCAATTTTCTCAATTAATCGAGATCTTAAAAGAAACCCAGAATGACCTCATGGAAATAAAGTCAAATCTGCGTCCCCAGAAACAGTGGAGGAAGCTCACCACTTATGAGGTCAGCTTGGCTCTCAGCTGCTTCTTGAATTATCTCCAAAAAACAGAGCAGACAGACACACAACTCTTGCTACTTTCCATTGCAGCTGCTGCAGGATATCGTGTAATAAACAATACTTTTCAGGGTCTCTTGGGGTGTGATGAGTTAAGCTTCCTACTGGATGAAATGCAATCCGCCCAAAATAAATACCAGGAGCTTAAGAATATTTGCAGCTATAGGGCTCAGGCATTCCTGGTTCTCACAGGTCTGACAGCCACAGCTGGAGACACAGCTATTTCTTCAGAAGAGAAAACACAATACATGTCATTAATGAGACATCACATGGGACAATCATTGTCCAGAGAAGTTGCACATGTCCTCACCAAACCTGGAGCAGATCACGATTgggaaaacctagagaaagacgAGATTGCTCATTAATGGGGATTATGAAGAAGAAGTCACCATCTCTTCTTTGCAAATGGAAGAGGTGAGCAAGCAAAGTTTCTTCTATGGAAAGAAACAGCCCCATGAACCACAtgacaatgaaaattacaaatggGAGATGATAAAAAAATGGAGCCTTCCTAGACTTACTCCAGCGTCTAGATCTAGAACATTACTACCCCAAAAAATTGAGCAAAGCTAATTTCCATCTGATCTATAAGACTTCTGTGTACAACACCCAGCCCAGCTCTGAACAGGAGCTTCCCTTCTATTTCCTGCAGAAACTACTGATGATGGATTATGAGCTGAGATACCTGGTCTTCAAAGATGATAGAAACACAGAACACCAAGTACATCCAAATTCTTCAGATCAGGAAGATGCGGCTTTTGATCCATATGGAAACTTTTTTGAAGACAGTGATAGTCCCACTAAATCTTCATCCACTAATCCTAGCCCCCACATTCACCCAATGGATATTCAGATGACAATTTTTCACTGTGCAGATAATTTTGCCAGACAATATATTTTGGCCAAACTTTCCACTTGTCAGTTTGCCCTCCCCCTTTTGGTGCCTAATCCCTGTACTTCTCAGATTGAAttctctctctgttctctctgTCAAATTACAAGAAGTTGGCAGGAAGCAAGGAAATCACCAAAAGGGAAGAACCATTATAAGAATCAGCAGATGTGTTGTGTCTCTACCTCAATTGTGTCCTTCGTAAGAGTTGGAAATGGCCTCTCTGCTTCTAAATCTCAGATTATGAACTGTCTTCTCAGTAAACAGAAACATGATGTGTTTTTTCACCGACACTgcagaggaagcaggaaagattGCCTCTTGATGGGGGGTGTGGTAGAAATCTATTTGTTCTGTCCAGGAGGGGAAGATGAGGGCAGATTTGACAACTGTATGACCTTTACCAATCTTCATGGAGATGTAAAAGAACATGAGCAGCAGCTCAGCTTCCTGAAGGAGGTGTCTACTGTCATTGTGGTCCTCATGTCAGCCTCCGATGACAATGAAGGAAACCGAAAAATTGTCCGTAACTTGTGGCAGTCATCGAGGCCATTGATCTGCTTGCTCAATGACAAAGAAGCAACCATGACCAATATTTCTGGCCAAAGAATGAGAATGGGTATCAAGAATAGAAATGAGGCAGAATTAACAGAGGAACTCACAACTACAATCAGACATTTGCTAGAACTCTCAGATACTGCTCTCAGCTTGGAGGACTGTTCCCAGATTGCTCACCAGCAAGGATTTCTTATTGATGAAGACCAGAGAGACTACAAAGAAGCCAAAGAAAAGGCACAGGCTCTAATGGCCTTCCTGGGGGAAATGAAATTATCTCAGATTAAGGAAAAATTACTACCCCTTCAGGGACAACTGTGGCACCATTGGTGTAAGAAGGACAAAGAACTCTATCATCTTAGAGAAAAGGGAAATCAGAGCATTTAACAATACAAAAGTGAGATTGAGACAGATAAACAAATAAGACGGCGTGAACAGTTGGCCAGAGCCCTTCCTCTCAATGATTTAATGCAATCTGTCCTTCAGTTTCTCCAAGAGCATTCAGAAATTCACACCAAACTGTACTTCTTGCAGTGGCTGAGCGTATTTTTGGACAACCTGACTACAGGACACTTGGAAGAACTGCATGAGAAGCAAAAATATTGGTGGTCACTGGTTCAAACAGTAAAGCAAAAGGCATCTAATAGTAACTCCTTGATATGCCTGCAAAGTGAGATAGAAGCCATTTCCACAGAGATTAGTGACTGTACTTTGGGAATTGAGCAACTTCTCAGAGAAGTTGGTCAGATTTATGAAGCTCTGGAAGAAGCTTCCTCCATAAAAAAGGCTTTTTTCTCGCTTCCCCAAATTGCTGCAGACCTGATGATATCTGGTGTTCCCATTGAGCCGATGGATGGGGATGCAGCATATGTGCCTCTAACATGGGTGGCAGCTATTTTTGACAAAGTCTGAGAAACTTGGAGACAAATGGCTATTTGTTCTTTCTATCCTTGGCTTGCAGAGCTCAGGGAAATCCACCCTGCTGAATGCCCTTTTAGGGCTTCAGTTCACTGTTAGTGCAGGCAAATGTACCCAAGGGGCCTACATGCAGCTCCTCAAGGTGGAGGAGACATTCATGGAGGAACTTGGCTTTGACTTTGTGCTTGCTGTGGACACAGAAGGACTTCAGGCACCAGAACACAGCAACAAATCCCAGGATAGGGACAATGAGTTGGCAACCTTTGTCATTGGACTTGCAAACTTGACTCTGATGAGTATTTTTGGGAAGAATCCATCAGAGATGCAAGATATCCTACAAATAGTTGTCCAAGCCTTTCTGAGAATGAAACAAGTACAAATCTTTCCAAGTTGCATCTTTGTCCATCAGAATGTGGGGGAAGCTACAGCTACAGACCAAACTATGGA
Protein-coding sequences here:
- the LOC129484469 gene encoding LOW QUALITY PROTEIN: interferon-induced very large GTPase 1-like (The sequence of the model RefSeq protein was modified relative to this genomic sequence to represent the inferred CDS: inserted 10 bases in 7 codons; deleted 2 bases in 2 codons; substituted 2 bases at 2 genomic stop codons) translates to MATGEHTPDDPLLRGKRRQDLQEMLREVGLDVEYWLPKLQEHLDVTCAQALQHLDKNNLKNLKSQTQHPWEKRALEKLLNLSHSKSLSALQESQVERTKRKQKQAEQALQELRDLLTEGKQRQEEAVRTREAELRQAMDIPEEYWPSPEEPLREVMENLQRQLNLMEWTVCHRQNLPDRDVVRWASGGPALQGIYKASHQRGLTEKREELLSVPNEFLLSSTQQGTXMKTKEFTSPQAELMFTQMVEKLGFSLTTSAKDGNWGFSLEAGLDHSEHSESKETQQSSSEHSYFCSTKYSYIPLASCHFLTDQLQLSKPAVQELKCIEDLLSQTTNPDRFSLQRHRIVNFFHRFGSHVNQGPLQLGGIYWWKAISEGYCTEQLAEVRQQSAEALDIFIRDSYSGFGVKVAAGVNVSDSHSKTATQTKTSQNLQTKVQLSVAQTGGPPEADGLVQWKAGLIASNQTWCVIDRGLQLVPVWDIILSSHRSNFKDPLQVANFLKDSYTALTSITAQIQDGEELLSAGKEARVFLEDVKSWEVSDPEEQLKKLINFMKMLSQKLKSYDTWINICLTDWSLQNFLVNTVNFCKKSSIYKTKCIKSHLRSLLDPHIYRVTNFPQANFIMQWIFQSDSEQEQVNISQFSQLIEILKETQNDLMEXKVKSASPETVEEAXTTYEVSLALSCFLNYLQKTEQTDTQLLLLSIAAAAGYRVINNTFQGLLGCDELSFLLDEMQSAQNKYQELKNICSYRAQAFLVLTGLTATAGDTAISSEEKTQYMSLMRHHMGQSLSREVAHVLTKPGADHDWENLEKDXRLLINGDYEEEVTISSLQMEEVSKQSFFYGKKQPHEPHDNENYKWEMIKNGAFLDLLQRLDLEHYYPKKLSKANFHLIYKTSVYNTQPSSEQELPFYFLQKLLMMDYELRYLVFKDDRNTEHQVHPNSSDQEDAAFDPYGNFFEDSDSPTKSSSTNPSPHIHPMDIQMTIFHCADNFARQYILAKLSTCQFALPLLVPNPCTSQIEFSLCSLCQITRSWQEARKSPKGKNHYKNQQMCCVSTSIVSFVRVGNGLSASKSQIMNCLLSKQKHDVFFHRHCRGSRKDCLLMGGVVEIYLFCPGGEDEGRFDNCMTFTNLHGDVKEHEQQLSFLKEVSTVIVVLMSASDDNEGNRKIVRNLWQSSRPLICLLNDKEATMTNISGQRMRMGIKNRNEAELTEELTTTIRHLLELSDTALSLEDCSQIAHQQGFLIDEDQRDYKEAKEKAQALMAFLGEMKLSQIKEKLLPLQGQLWHHWCKKDKELYHLREKGNQSIXQYKSEIETDKQIRRREQLARALPLNDLMQSVLQFLQEHSEIHTKLYFLQWLSVFLDNLTTGHLEELHEKQKYWWSLVQTVKQKASNSNSLICLQSEIEAISTEISDCTLGIEQLLREVGQIYEALEEASSIKKAFFSLPQIAADLMISGVPIEPMDGDAAYVPLTWVAAIFDKXSEKLGDKWLFVLSILGLQSSGKSTLLNALLGLQFTVSAGKCTQGAYMQLLKVEETFMEELGFDFVLAVDTEGLQAPEHSNKSQDRDNELATFVIGLANLTLMSIFGKNPSEMQDILQIVVQAFLRMKQVQIFPSCIFVHQNVGEATATDQTMDGPRRLXQKLDEMAAIAPEQEQCLDVTCFSDVVRFDVNTHVYYFAHLWDGNPPRAPPNPHYRHNVQQLKSRILMTSTQESRGNIMKISDVKSRVQDLWRGLMNENSIFSFRNTQEVMAMNKLETIYSHWTWELRSHMLGLQNQLINQIQNGKIQTLEASTFEVLVTEKYEVVKQELXKYFNEDPYSKILIQWKANFENKLIVLKEKLISDSKRQANELISFKNKSQESLNKKKTDYEKELLEKSRKWALTVKGKELSEEELHEKFNQLWKNWVCDVSTTLPQVTKPDIDLNSENILWEYFKNKTNVVGILTRNSAEKFQINYDKHIKVNKKYNCIPMTLTIFEKEFINMTTDYIVSRFNKIINNMWKQQCGYNPNYFHEILKTIEEEVKSASTQERYTFKNTFIIDLCVCLFQRASENFKERHRAFKRANDPVNYLESKKDDFFTSFKISCQGATSIKTFVDVLWYKLTPAVSTTIWEDMNIKIAGNMRATCPAFNGNGTNLEKHIFFSLTEEENFDNYWEYLQNSESFFRSYIKNHIKRYCSDNGGEKMKTFFEKSLIDIKNTILSTIHESTSVAKDKSSTASGWLDLFCDCLGCNLIFPQRDLISIEHQEIKHTEFLKEAMSAALDLTMKKIEQNYSSKPIEAMVSKIEKMLSEHLCGCWKQCPSCGAICTNTIPTHGGDLSLPFHCPQAVNGEEWYETDDFVIDCCTSLVASDCLLVLRDGRNFPCKNYRQAGGDYATWSIXAIQLYGKWFVSHFRSNLEEKYQKKFADKGKIPNAWAKITKQDVLEDLKKQ